From the genome of Prevotella herbatica, one region includes:
- a CDS encoding lipopolysaccharide biosynthesis protein, whose protein sequence is MANLKSLAKDTAIYGMSSIVGRFFTYLLVPIYTAKLSAASGGYGVITNLYAYTALLLVILTYGMETTFFRYANKPNENPEKVYSTILMAVGFTSLLFIALIFLFLPQISGFMGYSDHPSYVWVMGLTVAIDSFQCIPFAYLRYKKRPIKFATLKLLFIIMTFGLNILYYIVLPALYKNHPDIIGKIYDPTVGAGYAFYINLFCTGSITFCFIKEFTGFKYVFDKALMKRMLTYSWPILILGVAGILNQTADRIIFPYIYKGSDMNTQLGIYGAASKIAMIMALITQAFRYAYEPFVFGKAKENDNRETYAKVMKYFVIFTLFAYLFVIGYMDILKHLIARDYWDGLRVVPIVMIGTMMYGIYFNLSFWYKLIDKTIWGAYFSGIGCIVLIVSNIIFVPRYGYMACAWSGITGYGTSMLISYFVGQKMYRINYPLAEMAKYLVLSIILNVGMNLSNNYIPDAGAIAVNTVLILIFGAYLVKKDFPLSRFPIIGKHFRH, encoded by the coding sequence ATGGCAAATTTAAAATCGCTAGCTAAAGATACAGCCATCTATGGGATGTCAAGTATCGTAGGGCGTTTCTTTACTTATCTTCTTGTGCCAATTTATACGGCAAAACTTTCAGCAGCAAGTGGTGGATATGGTGTTATTACTAATCTTTATGCCTACACAGCACTTCTGCTTGTGATTCTCACTTATGGTATGGAAACTACATTTTTTCGCTATGCCAACAAGCCAAATGAAAATCCAGAAAAAGTTTACTCTACTATATTGATGGCTGTAGGATTCACGTCATTACTATTCATTGCTCTCATATTCCTATTCTTACCTCAGATATCAGGTTTCATGGGCTATAGTGATCACCCATCATATGTTTGGGTAATGGGGCTAACGGTGGCAATTGACTCATTCCAGTGCATACCTTTCGCTTACCTTAGATACAAGAAGCGACCAATAAAGTTTGCCACATTGAAGTTGCTCTTTATAATAATGACTTTTGGACTCAATATTCTTTACTATATTGTTCTCCCTGCACTATACAAAAATCATCCTGATATTATCGGCAAAATTTATGATCCTACAGTCGGAGCTGGATATGCTTTCTATATCAACTTATTCTGTACAGGTTCAATTACATTCTGTTTCATCAAGGAATTCACTGGTTTCAAATATGTATTCGACAAAGCGCTCATGAAGCGTATGCTGACTTATAGTTGGCCTATCCTCATCCTTGGCGTAGCCGGAATATTAAACCAGACAGCTGACAGAATCATCTTCCCTTATATATACAAGGGCTCAGACATGAACACGCAACTTGGTATTTATGGAGCGGCAAGTAAAATTGCCATGATCATGGCACTAATAACCCAGGCGTTTAGGTATGCCTACGAACCGTTTGTATTTGGAAAAGCTAAGGAAAACGACAATCGCGAGACCTATGCAAAGGTAATGAAGTATTTTGTTATCTTTACTCTCTTCGCATATCTCTTTGTAATTGGTTATATGGATATTCTCAAACACCTTATTGCTAGGGACTATTGGGACGGACTTCGTGTAGTACCTATTGTTATGATAGGAACTATGATGTATGGTATATATTTCAATCTATCATTCTGGTACAAGCTTATTGACAAGACAATATGGGGAGCTTACTTCTCTGGAATAGGCTGCATCGTGCTCATCGTCAGCAATATTATCTTTGTTCCCCGTTATGGATATATGGCATGTGCATGGTCAGGAATAACAGGTTATGGAACTTCTATGCTCATATCATATTTCGTAGGACAGAAGATGTACCGCATAAATTATCCGTTAGCCGAAATGGCGAAGTATTTAGTATTATCCATAATACTAAATGTGGGAATGAACTTATCAAACAATTATATCCCAGATGCTGGTGCTATAGCTGTCAACACGGTACTTATTCTCATTTTCGGAGCATACCTTGTGAAGAAAGACTTTCCGTTGTCGAGATTTCCTATAATAGGGAAACACTTTAGACACTAA
- a CDS encoding nucleoside recognition domain-containing protein has product MVLNYIWIAFFVIAFIFGAIQLVMGDTTIFKAMVDSTFDSSKTAFETSIGLTGILSLWLGIMKIGEKAGMVNVLARALSPVFTKLFPDIPKNHPVMGSIFMNIASNMLGLDNAATPTGLKAMSQMQELNTKKDTATNPMIMFLVLNTSGLTIIPTTILAFRATYGAASPTDVFIPILLATTVATLTGIIITSLWQRINIFQPVLLTFIFCLCAFVGLVIWGFGNMDKDTMATVTNLSGNFILFSVILTFIVAGFVKKINVYDAFIEGAKEGFTTAVRIIPYLVAILVGVGVFRASGAMDMLIHGISWCMQQCGLNTDFVGALPTAFMKPLSGSGARGLMLESMKNYGPDSFVGRLSCIFQGSTDTTFYVLAVYFGSVSIKYTRHAVACGLLADLAGVIAAIAIAYTFFGN; this is encoded by the coding sequence ATGGTATTGAATTATATTTGGATTGCATTCTTTGTAATCGCTTTCATCTTTGGAGCAATACAGTTAGTGATGGGAGACACCACTATCTTCAAAGCAATGGTAGACTCGACCTTCGATTCCTCCAAGACAGCATTTGAAACATCAATCGGTCTTACCGGTATACTTTCATTATGGTTGGGCATTATGAAGATAGGAGAAAAAGCGGGAATGGTTAATGTCCTAGCAAGAGCATTAAGTCCTGTTTTCACAAAGCTTTTCCCAGATATTCCAAAGAATCACCCTGTTATGGGAAGCATTTTTATGAATATTGCCTCTAACATGTTGGGACTCGACAACGCTGCCACCCCTACTGGTTTGAAGGCAATGAGCCAGATGCAGGAACTGAACACAAAGAAGGACACTGCTACCAATCCAATGATCATGTTCCTTGTGCTCAATACGAGCGGACTAACCATAATACCGACAACTATATTAGCATTCCGAGCCACTTACGGTGCTGCTTCGCCAACTGATGTCTTCATACCAATCTTACTTGCCACTACAGTTGCAACTCTTACAGGTATTATCATCACGTCTTTATGGCAAAGGATAAATATTTTTCAGCCCGTACTTCTTACCTTTATATTTTGCCTATGTGCCTTTGTTGGTTTGGTTATATGGGGATTTGGCAACATGGACAAAGACACGATGGCTACAGTTACAAACCTATCTGGAAATTTTATACTGTTTAGTGTAATTCTAACTTTTATCGTAGCAGGATTTGTCAAGAAGATAAACGTATATGACGCATTCATCGAAGGTGCTAAAGAAGGATTCACGACTGCAGTACGCATTATTCCATATCTAGTGGCTATATTGGTAGGCGTTGGTGTCTTCCGTGCTTCTGGAGCAATGGACATGCTTATCCATGGCATTTCATGGTGCATGCAACAATGCGGGCTCAACACCGACTTTGTTGGTGCACTTCCAACAGCATTCATGAAACCACTATCAGGAAGCGGAGCACGAGGACTGATGCTTGAGTCTATGAAAAATTACGGTCCAGATTCTTTTGTAGGTAGACTAAGTTGTATTTTCCAAGGTTCAACAGATACAACATTCTATGTCCTTGCAGTTTACTTTGGCTCAGTGAGCATAAAATACACACGTCACGCCGTAGCATGCGGTTTGCTTGCAGATTTGGCAGGAGTAATTGCAGCAATAGCCATAGCCTATACATTCTTCGGAAATTAA
- a CDS encoding YiiX/YebB-like N1pC/P60 family cysteine hydrolase, translating into MRRILIISLLTFMVMQGFSQITLRHITNTALLREGDLMFCASGKPSAITDVTRGIDEMGINHVAIFHKDKKGSYAIEAIHKGVCMNPINSFINANKGNDGNKQIITGRINCDSIDISKSIKNALKYIGRPYDFYFEPSDSAIYCSELVQISFVDHNGKLLFYTIPMSFHNKSGEITTFWKDYYSKGGMKVPEGAPGSNPGELSREKIIKMLYIIM; encoded by the coding sequence ATGAGAAGAATTCTTATAATTTCCCTGCTCACCTTTATGGTGATGCAGGGATTTTCACAGATAACATTACGCCACATCACAAACACTGCGCTATTGAGAGAAGGAGACTTAATGTTTTGTGCTAGCGGGAAGCCTAGTGCCATAACTGATGTGACACGTGGTATCGATGAAATGGGCATAAATCACGTAGCAATATTCCATAAAGATAAGAAAGGCTCCTATGCCATCGAAGCCATCCACAAGGGCGTATGCATGAATCCTATCAACAGTTTCATCAACGCCAACAAAGGTAATGATGGTAACAAACAGATTATTACAGGTAGAATAAATTGCGATTCCATCGATATTTCTAAGAGCATTAAAAATGCACTTAAATATATCGGCAGACCATACGACTTTTATTTTGAACCAAGCGACAGCGCAATCTATTGTAGCGAACTTGTACAGATATCATTTGTAGACCATAATGGTAAATTATTATTTTACACTATACCGATGAGTTTCCACAATAAAAGCGGTGAAATCACTACTTTTTGGAAAGATTACTACTCTAAAGGTGGCATGAAAGTACCTGAAGGTGCTCCAGGAAGTAATCCAGGCGAGCTGTCAAGAGAGAAGATCATAAAAATGCTCTATATAATAATGTAG
- a CDS encoding TonB-dependent receptor plug domain-containing protein yields the protein MYKTIFNKRSSFKFTHFSNKGYSLFSCLGKEVIVGTLSVASLTNARANSISNDVAKIDTSFYKNGKEVVLDEVNVTGSRAPLTRSQQTRMVTVLSREDIQAAPVQSVNDLLKYAVGVDVRQRGPIGAQTDISLRGGNDEQITILLNGINICDPQTGHNAFDFPVDISEIERIEILEGPAARVYGTSSLLGAINIVTRTPSKSSISAHVEGGSYGYASAGARANIAKGNWNNSFSTNYTRSDGYTRSKNGNLNTDFDGLKAFYQGNYNDNDIVVKWHAGMSTKGFGSNTFYSAYSDEQYERILKTYTAIQAENRYGKIHMRPSIYWNRTMDKWELFRDNADAYPFNYHRTDVYGVNLNGYFDWIAGRTAIGAELRNEDIVSTNLGEILSEPRHIHGTDVDYTHGLSRTNIQFVLEHNILLKRFTLSAGLVAVKNSWAEMNMKVYPSIDASYNITDNWKVYASYNTSLRMPSFTDLYYNSKGYNANKELKPEELAATEIGVKYHSQAVNASVSGYYNHMENLIDWIVDKNADTQTLTTTNFGVINSVGVEANMDINLLRLITGQRIFKKLNIAYAYAHQDQKKYEGIVSQYVLEYLRNKFVANLQMNIWKQLNLGINYRLQNRNGSYVVSQNPTTKEYTYAKYSTYGIVDARLSWDMPKYSLYINGNNLFSKGYRDFGNLKQPGCWIMAGASINMNI from the coding sequence ATGTACAAAACAATTTTCAACAAGCGCAGTAGCTTTAAGTTTACTCATTTCAGTAACAAAGGCTACTCACTCTTCTCTTGCTTGGGTAAGGAAGTGATTGTTGGCACACTTAGCGTGGCTTCGCTTACTAACGCGAGAGCTAACAGCATAAGCAATGATGTTGCCAAAATCGACACTTCTTTCTACAAGAACGGCAAGGAAGTTGTGCTCGACGAGGTGAATGTCACTGGGTCGAGAGCTCCTCTGACAAGAAGTCAACAGACGAGAATGGTAACTGTACTAAGCCGCGAAGACATTCAGGCGGCTCCTGTACAAAGTGTTAACGATTTGCTTAAATACGCTGTTGGCGTAGACGTAAGACAACGGGGACCGATTGGTGCCCAGACTGATATCAGCTTACGTGGTGGTAACGACGAGCAAATCACAATTCTCCTTAACGGCATCAACATCTGCGATCCGCAGACTGGACACAATGCTTTTGATTTCCCAGTTGACATCAGTGAAATCGAGCGTATTGAAATCCTTGAAGGTCCGGCAGCACGCGTCTATGGTACTTCTTCACTGCTTGGTGCAATCAACATTGTTACTAGAACTCCTTCAAAGAGCAGTATTTCCGCACATGTGGAAGGTGGAAGCTATGGTTATGCTTCAGCAGGAGCAAGAGCTAACATTGCAAAGGGTAACTGGAACAATTCTTTTTCTACCAATTATACCCGCAGTGACGGATACACTCGCAGCAAGAATGGAAACCTTAATACCGACTTTGACGGTTTGAAGGCTTTTTATCAAGGTAACTACAATGACAATGACATCGTGGTGAAATGGCATGCAGGAATGAGTACAAAGGGATTTGGCTCCAACACTTTTTACAGCGCATATTCTGATGAACAATACGAACGTATTTTAAAGACATATACAGCCATTCAGGCAGAAAACAGATATGGTAAAATACACATGCGTCCTTCCATTTATTGGAATCGCACCATGGATAAATGGGAACTGTTCCGTGACAATGCTGATGCATATCCATTCAACTACCACCGCACTGACGTTTATGGAGTAAACCTTAACGGTTACTTTGACTGGATAGCTGGGCGTACCGCTATTGGTGCAGAACTTAGAAACGAAGACATCGTGAGTACTAACCTTGGTGAAATACTTTCCGAACCTCGCCACATACATGGTACCGATGTTGACTATACACATGGACTAAGTCGAACAAACATTCAGTTCGTCTTAGAACATAACATATTGCTGAAACGCTTTACTCTTTCTGCAGGACTTGTAGCAGTAAAGAATTCATGGGCAGAAATGAATATGAAGGTATATCCTAGCATTGACGCAAGCTATAACATCACTGACAACTGGAAGGTTTACGCCAGTTACAATACTTCACTGCGCATGCCGTCGTTCACTGACTTATATTACAATTCCAAAGGTTACAATGCTAACAAAGAACTGAAACCTGAGGAACTTGCTGCAACAGAAATTGGAGTGAAATATCATTCACAAGCGGTCAATGCCAGTGTAAGCGGATACTACAACCACATGGAAAACCTTATCGACTGGATTGTGGACAAGAATGCCGATACTCAGACGCTCACCACTACTAATTTCGGAGTGATAAACTCTGTCGGAGTTGAAGCAAACATGGACATCAACCTACTCAGACTTATCACTGGACAAAGAATATTCAAAAAGTTGAATATCGCTTACGCTTACGCTCATCAGGACCAAAAGAAATATGAAGGTATCGTGAGTCAATATGTTTTGGAGTATCTTAGGAATAAATTTGTGGCAAACTTACAAATGAATATCTGGAAGCAGTTGAATTTAGGAATAAACTATCGTCTTCAAAACCGTAACGGTTCTTACGTAGTAAGCCAAAACCCTACAACTAAGGAATACACCTATGCCAAGTATAGCACTTATGGGATTGTAGATGCACGTTTGTCATGGGACATGCCTAAATACAGCTTATACATAAATGGTAACAATCTTTTCAGCAAAGGCTACCGTGATTTTGGCAATCTAAAGCAACCTGGCTGCTGGATTATGGCTGGAGCCAGCATCAATATGAATATATAA
- a CDS encoding zinc-dependent metalloprotease, translating to MNIKAKLIISICTIILSANGYAANTVMADSTKQDVHTQAQDDNKDLKKKKKDDNKKAEKKNEYDELIKKGGTVKKGLFTVRHIEDKWYFDVPDSIIGRYLLAVTRLTAVPQGLGKFSGEEVNENTLYFEKRDNNTLLLRAYVLSQIAGEETNISKTLKASTTDPIIASFKIIGKNKDKHMNLIEVTNLFLKDNDVVSIPKNNSRTYGVSGLQSDRTFIDTMKVFPINIEIASTRTYAAATSGGSDSSSEGTPGRKTFTPASFTGSVTIGLNTSIVLLPKEPMRKRLWDNRVGYFTTRVTYFDDDQHKTDREQIVARYNLVPKDKKAYAKGKLVEPVKQIVYYIDPATPKKWVPYLIQGINDWNVAFEAAGFKNAIVAKEWPNDKDMSVDDARFCVLRYLPAEIENAYGPHIIDPRSGEIIESHICWYHNVMNLLTKWYMTQCGPLDKRAQTMHFDDDLMGQLIRFVSSHEVGHTLGLRHNMGASNATPVENLRNKAWVEAHGHTVSIMDYARFNYVAQPEDNISPKGLFPRINDYDKWAIKWGYQYRPEFKDEIDEKKGLMKETTEVLKNNPRLWFAGEGRDEDPRSQSEDLGDDNVKASDYGIKNLKRVIANLPKWTHQDDYQYDDLEEMYESVRDQFRRYMNHVMKNLGGHYLNNLPGKAPVEIAPASKELEVLDYLDRQIFNAPMWLYPENIVTKTGINVAKDIKDRQDRLLKIALSARILNIIYDDSFSSKNALQLDTYLNKLFSTVWKPIDNENNIKNNARRSLQRSYIDDINSLLNPDEKTRKSDDIYYNSDAILYASQNLDKVDNYVKAQAAKATGINKIHYNDILRQIKLIRDRQITIK from the coding sequence ATGAACATTAAGGCAAAATTAATAATCAGCATTTGCACAATTATATTGAGTGCAAACGGATACGCAGCTAATACCGTCATGGCTGACTCAACGAAGCAAGATGTCCATACCCAGGCACAAGACGACAACAAAGACCTGAAGAAAAAGAAAAAGGACGATAACAAAAAAGCTGAAAAGAAAAATGAATATGATGAACTTATAAAGAAAGGCGGAACTGTTAAGAAAGGTCTGTTCACTGTAAGACATATTGAGGACAAATGGTATTTTGATGTTCCTGATTCCATTATTGGAAGATATCTCCTTGCTGTTACGAGACTTACCGCCGTGCCTCAGGGACTAGGCAAGTTCAGCGGTGAGGAAGTAAACGAGAACACTCTTTACTTTGAAAAGCGAGATAACAACACATTGCTTCTTAGAGCTTATGTACTTAGTCAGATAGCAGGAGAAGAAACGAATATATCAAAGACCCTCAAGGCTTCAACAACAGATCCTATCATTGCTTCGTTCAAGATTATAGGCAAGAACAAAGATAAGCACATGAATCTTATAGAGGTTACAAATCTCTTTCTTAAGGACAATGATGTTGTAAGCATTCCCAAAAATAATTCACGCACTTATGGGGTAAGCGGATTGCAGAGTGACCGTACTTTTATAGATACGATGAAGGTGTTTCCTATAAATATTGAAATAGCATCTACACGCACTTACGCAGCTGCAACGTCAGGAGGAAGTGACTCAAGCAGTGAAGGAACTCCAGGACGCAAGACTTTTACACCGGCCTCTTTCACTGGAAGTGTGACAATTGGGCTAAATACTAGCATTGTACTCCTACCTAAAGAACCGATGCGTAAACGTTTGTGGGACAACAGAGTTGGATATTTTACCACACGTGTGACATATTTTGATGACGACCAACACAAGACTGATCGTGAGCAGATTGTAGCTCGATACAACCTTGTACCGAAAGACAAGAAAGCTTATGCGAAAGGAAAACTTGTTGAACCGGTTAAGCAGATTGTATATTATATAGATCCTGCTACTCCAAAGAAATGGGTACCATATCTAATACAAGGTATCAACGACTGGAATGTTGCATTTGAAGCTGCAGGTTTCAAAAATGCTATTGTTGCAAAGGAATGGCCAAACGACAAGGACATGAGCGTAGATGATGCTCGTTTCTGCGTACTAAGATATCTTCCTGCAGAAATAGAGAACGCATACGGTCCTCATATCATCGACCCACGAAGCGGAGAAATCATTGAGAGCCACATCTGCTGGTATCACAACGTGATGAACCTTCTCACGAAGTGGTATATGACGCAATGCGGTCCGCTTGACAAGCGTGCTCAGACGATGCATTTCGACGATGACCTTATGGGACAGCTCATACGTTTTGTATCAAGTCACGAAGTAGGACATACGCTAGGTCTGCGCCACAACATGGGAGCTAGCAATGCTACACCTGTAGAGAACCTACGAAACAAGGCTTGGGTGGAAGCCCATGGGCATACTGTATCAATCATGGACTATGCACGATTCAACTATGTAGCACAACCAGAAGACAATATTTCTCCAAAGGGACTATTCCCACGTATCAACGATTATGACAAGTGGGCGATCAAATGGGGATATCAATACCGTCCTGAATTTAAAGATGAAATAGATGAGAAAAAGGGACTGATGAAGGAAACTACTGAAGTTCTTAAAAATAATCCTCGTTTGTGGTTTGCTGGTGAGGGACGTGACGAAGATCCTCGTTCACAGTCTGAAGATCTTGGCGATGACAACGTGAAAGCCAGTGATTATGGTATCAAGAACCTTAAGCGAGTAATAGCGAACCTACCTAAATGGACTCATCAGGACGATTATCAATATGATGATCTTGAGGAAATGTATGAAAGCGTTCGTGATCAGTTCCGTCGCTACATGAATCATGTAATGAAGAATCTTGGAGGACATTACCTCAACAACCTTCCGGGAAAAGCTCCTGTAGAGATTGCTCCTGCATCAAAAGAATTAGAAGTACTCGACTATCTTGATCGTCAGATTTTCAACGCTCCGATGTGGCTATACCCAGAGAATATCGTTACAAAGACTGGTATAAATGTCGCTAAAGATATTAAGGACAGACAAGATAGGCTACTAAAGATTGCACTCTCTGCGAGAATTCTGAATATCATATATGATGATTCTTTCTCTTCAAAGAATGCGCTACAACTTGACACATATCTCAACAAGTTGTTTTCTACGGTATGGAAGCCTATTGACAACGAGAACAATATCAAAAACAATGCCCGCCGCTCACTACAGCGAAGCTATATTGATGATATTAACTCACTGTTGAATCCTGACGAGAAGACTCGAAAGAGCGATGATATCTACTATAACAGTGATGCTATCCTATATGCCTCACAGAATCTTGACAAGGTAGACAACTATGTTAAGGCACAGGCTGCAAAAGCTACTGGCATAAACAAGATACACTACAACGATATTCTTCGACAGATAAAACTTATCAGAGACCGACAGATAACCATAAAATAA
- a CDS encoding HAD family hydrolase: MNKSIKTVILDFDGTLGDSYNIITKTMMQTIAELKLEYRTPEECAKTIGLPLEECFTSIIPMTDEMGKKCTETYRRIFNENNIPGAVTPFPGVIETLKKLHEKGHTITIASSRSHNSLENFVKELELEEYITYVLGADDTKKAKPDPEPVIKTLSHLGEDSTKTIVVGDTKFDILMGKNAGTYTCGVTYGNGSRKELMDAGADYIIDNFRELTEYI; the protein is encoded by the coding sequence GTGAATAAAAGTATTAAGACCGTAATTCTTGATTTCGACGGAACTCTTGGCGACTCCTACAACATCATAACAAAGACTATGATGCAGACAATCGCTGAGTTGAAACTTGAATATCGCACACCCGAGGAATGTGCAAAAACGATAGGACTTCCTTTAGAAGAATGTTTCACAAGTATTATTCCTATGACCGATGAAATGGGGAAAAAATGCACAGAGACATACCGTCGCATATTTAACGAGAACAACATTCCAGGAGCAGTAACCCCATTTCCTGGAGTTATAGAAACTCTTAAGAAATTACACGAAAAGGGGCACACCATTACGATTGCAAGTAGCAGGAGCCACAATTCATTGGAAAATTTCGTAAAAGAACTTGAATTAGAAGAGTATATCACGTACGTACTAGGTGCTGACGATACTAAAAAAGCTAAACCAGATCCAGAACCTGTGATAAAGACACTTAGTCATCTTGGTGAAGACTCTACCAAAACAATTGTTGTTGGTGACACCAAGTTTGATATATTGATGGGTAAAAATGCGGGAACATATACCTGCGGTGTTACTTATGGTAATGGTAGCAGAAAGGAACTCATGGATGCCGGAGCCGACTATATCATTGATAATTTCAGGGAACTGACAGAATATATATAA
- a CDS encoding DUF6377 domain-containing protein — translation MKHRLIQTLIILSISLCTQAQRINLDSLYDCLDKEITKSEKYINQRDQRIDKIKAKLAKTSAILDRHRLSWNLFKEYQAYMNDSAIHYLNYCIDIASKNKQSKLLVNDYIALTHQYAATGFYNEALEYLKYINGNKLKGQQLIDYYACCNHLYGEMGCYSKDSKLKDRCYRLSGIFRDSLYKKASPNSNIYLWRKVAELTTDNKYSEAMKECDKWMKQVKPNTHDYANMAFFRSEIYKGMHNIELCKYWLAISAICDIRNAVMDQASLWSLANMLSREGNLERSNRYVEYSWNCTQRYNTHLRSWLISPVLGVISDTYKTNLRKANYQLKSLIGAVSLLSVFLLASYIYVCHKKRQLSRARNELKTINMKLESLNSKLSGKNEELSSLNTKLSETNRLKDEYIGKFLSACSEYIDKIDNYRIKINRKLKANQMSDLMKMTSSDQLKQDEIKELFDNFDSVFLNIFPNFVVDFNLLLQPQHRIIPPSKTQLTTDLRIFALIRLGIEESSRIAEFLRYSPNSIYNYRARIKSKALCNRDEFEHKVKEIGMDM, via the coding sequence ATGAAACACAGATTAATACAAACGCTAATCATATTATCTATTTCTTTATGCACACAAGCACAAAGAATAAACCTGGATTCTTTATATGATTGTCTTGACAAAGAGATCACGAAATCAGAGAAGTATATAAATCAGAGAGATCAACGCATTGACAAAATCAAGGCTAAGCTCGCAAAGACTTCCGCAATATTGGATCGTCATCGCCTTTCATGGAATCTTTTTAAGGAGTATCAGGCATATATGAATGACTCTGCTATTCATTATCTTAACTATTGTATAGATATAGCATCAAAAAACAAACAATCAAAATTGCTTGTAAACGATTATATAGCCCTCACTCATCAATACGCAGCAACAGGCTTTTACAATGAAGCTTTGGAATACCTTAAATATATAAATGGCAATAAACTGAAAGGGCAACAACTTATTGACTACTATGCTTGCTGCAACCACCTATATGGTGAAATGGGATGCTATTCCAAAGACTCAAAACTTAAAGATCGTTGTTACAGACTATCTGGTATTTTTCGTGATTCACTATACAAAAAGGCTTCTCCAAACTCGAACATATATCTATGGCGCAAAGTTGCAGAACTCACTACCGATAACAAGTACAGTGAAGCAATGAAAGAGTGTGACAAGTGGATGAAACAAGTAAAGCCGAATACTCACGACTATGCCAATATGGCTTTCTTCAGGTCAGAAATTTATAAAGGGATGCATAACATCGAACTCTGCAAATATTGGTTGGCTATATCTGCAATTTGCGACATTCGAAATGCTGTTATGGACCAAGCTTCATTATGGAGCCTTGCCAATATGCTGAGCAGAGAGGGCAACTTAGAACGTTCAAATAGATATGTAGAGTATTCTTGGAACTGTACACAGAGATACAACACCCACTTGCGCAGTTGGCTTATATCTCCAGTCCTAGGAGTGATAAGCGACACTTACAAAACTAATCTCAGAAAAGCTAACTATCAACTTAAAAGCCTTATTGGTGCAGTGAGTCTTCTTTCTGTATTTCTATTAGCTTCATATATATATGTATGTCACAAGAAAAGGCAACTTTCAAGAGCCAGAAACGAACTAAAGACTATAAACATGAAACTAGAGAGTTTAAATTCAAAACTAAGCGGAAAGAATGAAGAACTTTCATCATTAAACACTAAGCTCAGCGAAACCAATCGACTGAAAGATGAGTATATCGGAAAATTTTTAAGTGCATGCTCTGAATATATCGATAAAATCGACAATTATCGAATAAAGATAAACCGCAAATTAAAGGCTAACCAGATGTCTGATTTGATGAAAATGACAAGTTCTGACCAACTGAAACAAGATGAAATCAAAGAACTTTTCGATAATTTCGACTCTGTATTCCTCAATATCTTCCCTAATTTCGTTGTAGATTTTAATCTGCTTCTCCAACCGCAACATCGCATAATTCCGCCATCTAAAACTCAACTTACAACAGACTTGCGCATATTTGCTTTGATAAGATTGGGAATAGAAGAAAGCTCAAGGATTGCTGAGTTCCTACGCTATTCACCAAACTCTATCTACAATTACAGGGCACGTATAAAAAGCAAGGCGCTTTGCAACAGAGATGAGTTTGAACATAAGGTAAAAGAGATTGGAATGGACATGTAA